In Zhaonella formicivorans, one DNA window encodes the following:
- a CDS encoding ZIP family metal transporter, with product MLASLAAGLATSAGSLPIFFTRNISRKLLDCLLGFAAGVMLAATSFSLIIPAIESAGGGVKGAAITLGGIVIGGIFLDLVDKLFPDTNLMAGPGQNHDNLRRAWLFTLAITIHNFPEGLAVGVGFGDGNIANGLSLAIAIGLQNMPEGLAVALPLLREGFSALKAFLVAMCTGLVEPVGGLLGVGLVQVAKPALPWALAFAAGAMLFVIAYEIIPETQKNTSSKLATHTLILGFVIMMFLDNVLG from the coding sequence ATGTTGGCCAGTCTGGCGGCGGGTTTGGCTACCTCGGCAGGTTCCCTGCCAATCTTTTTTACGCGCAATATTTCCAGAAAACTGTTAGATTGTCTGCTGGGCTTTGCGGCAGGGGTAATGCTGGCTGCCACGTCTTTCAGTCTGATTATCCCGGCCATAGAAAGCGCCGGCGGCGGGGTTAAAGGCGCGGCAATTACATTGGGCGGAATTGTAATCGGAGGCATATTCCTGGATTTGGTGGATAAACTGTTTCCCGATACTAACCTTATGGCGGGCCCGGGACAAAACCATGACAATTTGCGCAGGGCCTGGCTTTTTACGCTGGCTATTACCATTCATAACTTTCCTGAAGGGCTGGCAGTGGGTGTAGGTTTTGGCGACGGAAATATAGCCAATGGTTTAAGCCTGGCTATTGCTATCGGTTTGCAAAACATGCCTGAAGGGCTGGCCGTGGCGCTGCCGCTCTTGCGGGAAGGTTTTTCTGCTTTAAAAGCATTTTTGGTGGCAATGTGTACCGGGTTGGTGGAACCGGTAGGGGGACTATTGGGAGTGGGGTTGGTGCAAGTAGCAAAACCGGCGCTGCCCTGGGCCTTAGCCTTTGCTGCCGGGGCCATGCTGTTTGTCATAGCTTACGAAATTATACCCGAAACACAAAAAAATACTTCTTCCAAATTGGCCACCCATACTTTGATCCTTGGCTTTGTCATCATGATGTTCTTAGATAATGTGCTGGGCTAA
- a CDS encoding uracil-DNA glycosylase, translating to MLTWDELISRCGSCRRCALHHHRTHVVVGMGNRNADVMFIGEGPGEQEDLQGLPFVGPAGLLLDKMMAAINLSREQVYIANVVKCRPPYNRDPLAEEQNACLDYLRNQVLLVKPKIIVCLGRIAAKAVIAPDFKITRDRGKWVEKKGYHIMATFHPAALLRDETKKRPAWEDFKSLQRKCQELGVLGTGQ from the coding sequence ATGCTTACTTGGGATGAACTTATCAGCAGGTGTGGCTCCTGCAGAAGGTGTGCCCTGCATCATCACAGGACTCACGTGGTGGTGGGTATGGGTAACAGAAACGCTGATGTGATGTTTATCGGCGAAGGGCCTGGGGAACAGGAGGACTTGCAGGGTTTACCCTTTGTGGGGCCTGCGGGGCTGCTGCTGGATAAAATGATGGCCGCCATAAATTTAAGCAGGGAGCAAGTATACATTGCCAACGTGGTTAAATGCAGACCCCCTTATAACAGGGACCCGCTGGCGGAGGAGCAAAACGCCTGCTTGGATTACTTACGCAATCAGGTGCTTCTGGTAAAGCCGAAAATAATCGTATGTTTGGGCAGGATTGCTGCCAAAGCGGTGATTGCACCTGATTTTAAAATAACCCGCGACAGGGGCAAATGGGTGGAGAAGAAAGGGTACCACATTATGGCCACTTTTCACCCGGCAGCCCTATTACGGGATGAAACAAAAAAACGCCCCGCCTGGGAAGATTTTAAAAGCTTGCAGAGAAAATGCCAGGAATTAGGAGTGCTGGGAACAGGGCAATGA
- a CDS encoding ECF transporter S component, which yields MENTYVERTQQGSPAKDIVLSGLLISLVFIATKFINLRLPLSINGGLIHLGNTMLFVSALVFGKKKGAVAGAFGMGLFDVVSGWMAWAPFTFVIRGVMGYMIGSIAYAGGRNGQNIFWNLVAIFLSGIWMLAGYYLAEVILYGNWLTPVTSIPGNVIQIVAGAILGLPIVTALKKIF from the coding sequence ATGGAAAATACATATGTGGAAAGGACTCAGCAAGGTAGCCCGGCTAAAGATATAGTGCTCTCCGGGTTGCTCATTTCCCTGGTTTTTATAGCTACCAAGTTTATCAACCTGCGTTTGCCGCTTTCCATTAACGGCGGGCTGATTCATTTAGGAAATACTATGCTCTTTGTTTCGGCCCTTGTTTTTGGCAAGAAAAAGGGAGCGGTGGCCGGTGCTTTTGGCATGGGGCTGTTTGACGTGGTTTCAGGTTGGATGGCGTGGGCTCCCTTTACCTTCGTAATCAGAGGGGTTATGGGTTATATGATCGGCAGCATTGCCTATGCCGGGGGGCGCAATGGCCAAAACATTTTCTGGAACCTGGTGGCTATTTTTCTGAGTGGGATTTGGATGCTCGCCGGCTATTATTTGGCTGAAGTTATCCTCTACGGCAACTGGCTGACTCCTGTTACCTCCATCCCTGGAAACGTTATTCAGATTGTGGCGGGGGCAATCTTAGGTCTTCCCATAGTCACCGCCCTGAAAAAAATCTTTTAA
- a CDS encoding methyltransferase MtaB domain-containing protein, translating to MVKPVREFRELAVKSLNEFVYGTAPNPVKTKNGLVIGGGTVYPEVNLTLPPMNITESTMKIVRRHYNDMIEGILKRAKELYAPGVIIELELLPPTTINPQWGAEIHKILRDKMYEYEEKYGLKSAIRCTPNDTREMQRPPLMKQGEYYENMLETFALCARDGADFLSIESTGGKEVHDEALMTCDLKKAIFALGVLGVHDMRFLWGKIVDIAKEHNSIAAGDTACGFGNTAFALAEQGLIPRVFAAVDRVATVPRSLAAYEMGAVGPSKDCAYEGPYLKAIAGIPLSMEGKTAACAHLSPLGNIAACVADMWSNESVQNVMLLSAPAPTVSTEQLIYDCRLMNVAKEESLENAFKLRDWLAKSDASLDPQAYVLRPDVVLEISKEMVKETSPLARTKKAAALAVEALRQGVARKELNIAEKEMKWLDIMSSQIDTIPDDPDKLWYEIQKELDLAKWIPAEYALKVS from the coding sequence ATGGTTAAGCCGGTAAGGGAATTTCGGGAATTGGCGGTAAAGTCGCTTAATGAGTTTGTGTACGGGACAGCGCCAAACCCGGTCAAAACAAAGAACGGGTTGGTAATCGGAGGAGGAACGGTTTACCCTGAGGTGAACTTAACTCTTCCCCCGATGAATATTACAGAAAGCACCATGAAGATTGTCAGAAGACATTACAACGACATGATTGAGGGAATTTTAAAAAGGGCCAAGGAATTATATGCACCCGGAGTTATAATCGAACTGGAACTGTTGCCCCCCACAACCATCAATCCCCAGTGGGGTGCGGAAATCCACAAAATACTGCGCGACAAGATGTACGAATATGAAGAAAAATATGGTCTTAAGAGCGCCATAAGGTGCACTCCCAACGATACCAGGGAAATGCAGCGTCCGCCTCTGATGAAGCAGGGTGAATATTACGAAAATATGCTTGAGACCTTTGCTCTTTGCGCCCGGGATGGAGCAGATTTCTTATCCATTGAATCCACCGGAGGGAAAGAAGTCCATGACGAAGCATTAATGACCTGTGACCTGAAAAAAGCAATATTTGCGCTTGGCGTCCTGGGAGTACACGACATGAGATTCCTCTGGGGCAAAATTGTTGATATTGCAAAAGAGCACAATTCCATCGCTGCTGGTGATACAGCCTGCGGATTTGGCAACACAGCCTTTGCTTTGGCAGAACAAGGTTTAATTCCAAGGGTCTTTGCGGCCGTTGACAGGGTTGCCACCGTGCCCAGAAGTTTAGCTGCTTATGAAATGGGTGCTGTAGGACCGAGCAAAGACTGCGCTTACGAAGGACCCTACCTTAAAGCTATTGCAGGTATTCCGCTTTCCATGGAAGGAAAGACTGCAGCCTGTGCCCATTTAAGTCCTTTGGGGAATATCGCTGCATGTGTTGCCGACATGTGGAGCAATGAATCGGTTCAAAATGTTATGCTTTTAAGCGCCCCCGCTCCCACCGTATCGACAGAACAGCTAATTTATGACTGTCGTTTGATGAACGTGGCGAAAGAGGAAAGCCTCGAAAACGCTTTCAAGCTGAGGGATTGGTTGGCTAAGTCCGATGCCTCATTGGATCCCCAGGCCTACGTTTTAAGACCTGACGTAGTCTTGGAAATCAGCAAGGAAATGGTTAAAGAAACCAGCCCGCTGGCCAGGACTAAGAAGGCTGCTGCGCTGGCTGTTGAAGCATTGAGACAGGGGGTCGCCCGCAAAGAGCTGAACATTGCTGAGAAAGAAATGAAATGGTTAGACATCATGAGCTCGCAAATTGACACCATTCCTGACGACCCAGATAAATTATGGTACGAAATCCAAAAAGAACTGGATCTTGCCAAGTGGATCCCGGCTGAGTATGCATTAAAGGTTAGCTAG
- a CDS encoding response regulator — MKKILIIEDCHLVRLQIKKVLEGSGFSNIIELSSANTISQRPHLYLNDVSLIILDIGLPGISGIDFAKQLRDHPSYCNIPIIFISGHRDYKNVQEAIEAGGIDFIAKPFKHDYLAKRIEKVMETFYGNIKGKKEDNKTKIEEVIINEYDRATRAGTSLSFLLFGVEINYLDEASSIIKKNVRKIDSVLVMEDKIFVVLPLTEEKNLTIVINKLQDKLLQNNINLTLEKVVSFEPSSEKTLDNLMKELFGEK, encoded by the coding sequence ATGAAAAAAATATTGATCATTGAAGATTGTCATCTTGTTCGATTGCAAATTAAAAAAGTATTAGAGGGTAGTGGTTTTTCAAATATCATAGAATTAAGCTCTGCTAATACCATCAGTCAAAGACCACATCTTTATCTGAATGATGTCAGCCTTATCATTTTAGATATAGGATTGCCAGGGATTAGCGGGATTGATTTTGCAAAGCAACTGAGAGATCATCCCTCATATTGCAATATTCCCATTATATTCATTTCTGGGCATAGAGATTACAAAAATGTGCAAGAGGCTATTGAAGCTGGTGGAATTGACTTTATTGCAAAACCATTTAAACATGATTATCTGGCTAAACGAATAGAAAAAGTTATGGAGACTTTTTATGGAAATATAAAAGGTAAGAAAGAAGATAATAAAACAAAAATAGAAGAAGTTATAATAAATGAATATGATCGGGCAACTCGTGCTGGTACATCTTTAAGCTTTTTGCTTTTTGGAGTAGAAATTAATTATTTGGATGAGGCAAGTTCTATAATTAAGAAAAACGTTCGAAAAATTGATAGTGTACTAGTGATGGAAGATAAAATATTTGTAGTTTTACCGCTAACGGAAGAAAAAAATTTGACTATTGTTATTAATAAACTACAAGATAAATTACTACAAAACAACATCAATTTGACGTTAGAGAAAGTAGTATCCTTTGAACCGTCTTCCGAAAAAACGCTAGATAATCTAATGAAAGAACTGTTTGGTGAAAAATGA